A segment of the Siphonobacter curvatus genome:
GCTAATGCCGTAGTTGATGCGGAAGATGTACTGGGCCGGGAAACCTACCAGATCCTTCAGCAATTGATGGATACCCAGCAATACGACCGTATGATCCGGACCACCGAGACCTTTCTGCTCACGAGGTTTCAAAAACTGCGTTTACGGATCGAGCCGATCGATCGGCTCAATGGCTTCGGGGAGAAGCTCTCTGGGCCTCTATCTCTGGACGATCTCGTGCATCAGTCCTGTCTTAGCGTTCGGCAGTTTGAACGAAAATTTAAGCAGCGTAATGGGGTGAGCCCTAAATTATTTCTACGGATTGCCCGCTTCAACCGGGCCTTTGCCCTCAAGCAGCGAAAGACAACCTTGGATTGGCTCGCCGTTGCCCTGAGTTGTGGCTACGGAGATTATCAGCATATGGTCAAAGACTTCAAACAATTTGCCGGACTGACGCCGCCTGACCTGCTGGAAGCCCAAGCCCGTGCCCCCGAAAAATTACTCGGTCTTCGGTAAAGATGTCGTTTTTTGACCACCACCCTTTCTACCGGCAAGGCTAGCTTTGTGACCCTCACATCCAGTCGATCAACGCTATGTATCCTCCGACACGCCGTTCTTTCATAGTGCGTTTATCCGCACTCGCCGCTCATCGCTTGCTTTCGCCTACATTAGCGACTACTACTATGGCTAGTTCAGCAACCAAACCCTTTGTGATTCAAGAGAGTGAAGCGCGCTTTGGCCAGCTTTATCAGGTTCTGGGCATGGAGCTCTCCTTAAAAATAGCCGGTCAGGATACCCACCAGCAGTTGACCATGTTTTATGGCAAGTATCATAAAAACGACGGCCCACCTGTCCATGTTCATCATGGACAGGATGAGCAGTTCTACATCGTCGAAGGCGACTTTCTCGTGCAGGTGGGTGAACAGACTTACACCCTGCACGGGGGCGATACTATCTTTTTACCCAGGCAGGTGCCCCATGCCTTTTTAGTACTCAGTGAAACGGGGAAAATGTTTTTTCAGACCAATCCAAGTGGCCAAACCGAAGCACTTTTCAAACGCCTGTCTCAATTGCCAGCTACGGCTACGCTGGAAGAGATCAAACAAGTTCACCAGAA
Coding sequences within it:
- a CDS encoding cupin domain-containing protein codes for the protein MASSATKPFVIQESEARFGQLYQVLGMELSLKIAGQDTHQQLTMFYGKYHKNDGPPVHVHHGQDEQFYIVEGDFLVQVGEQTYTLHGGDTIFLPRQVPHAFLVLSETGKMFFQTNPSGQTEALFKRLSQLPATATLEEIKQVHQKHGVSIVGPRLQN
- a CDS encoding helix-turn-helix domain-containing protein; this translates as MIYQSTQPHPALQPFVKEYILIHFNFKALTGQRPARLLEARAEQSLIFYPSGQFTKISPDQQQRLVIPASVIQGQLLSSWFHHYPENFKVVKIVFQPGGLFHWLGQLPTTYFANAVVDAEDVLGRETYQILQQLMDTQQYDRMIRTTETFLLTRFQKLRLRIEPIDRLNGFGEKLSGPLSLDDLVHQSCLSVRQFERKFKQRNGVSPKLFLRIARFNRAFALKQRKTTLDWLAVALSCGYGDYQHMVKDFKQFAGLTPPDLLEAQARAPEKLLGLR